The following proteins are encoded in a genomic region of Pikeienuella piscinae:
- a CDS encoding YcgN family cysteine cluster protein: MVRKEEGAAALRPGFWRDRPLDDLSREEWEALCDGCGRCCLLKLEDEDTGEIAYTDVACRLFDDGTCRCGNYALRFQLVKGCVRLSPETIASDKDWMPKTCAYRVLAEGGDLPEWHYLVSGSRETVREAGISVHGRTVPEWEVDEDDYEDRIIEGMI; the protein is encoded by the coding sequence ATGGTGAGAAAAGAGGAGGGCGCCGCCGCGCTTCGTCCTGGTTTCTGGCGCGACCGCCCGCTCGACGATCTCAGCCGCGAGGAATGGGAGGCGCTCTGCGACGGTTGCGGGCGCTGCTGTCTACTCAAGCTCGAGGATGAGGACACTGGCGAGATCGCCTATACCGACGTCGCCTGCCGGCTTTTCGACGATGGGACCTGCCGCTGCGGCAATTATGCGCTGCGGTTCCAACTGGTGAAGGGCTGCGTGCGGCTCTCGCCCGAAACCATCGCGAGCGACAAGGACTGGATGCCGAAAACCTGCGCCTATCGGGTGCTGGCGGAGGGCGGCGATCTTCCCGAATGGCATTACCTTGTCTCCGGCAGTCGCGAGACGGTGCGGGAAGCCGGAATCTCCGTCCACGGCCGCACCGTTCCCGAATGGGAGGTGGACGAGGACGACTACGAAGACCGGATAATCGAGGGCATGATCTGA
- a CDS encoding TlpA family protein disulfide reductase, translating to MMRIFLITIGLGVFLVAGQTLLGHFGPPEGGRFDEKVVRITREAPAPETEIRIAGGGVTSLAAWRGEVAVVTFWATWCSICVKEMPELQALAERYRGRGLSVLTVSVDEAPAEKLVLDFLEGRGFDLLPPLIDIDHALARRVGMRGTPTTVIVDRFGQIVAAFEGRAPWADDATHEYLEALIGVQNARESRLLLSSPASAGS from the coding sequence ATGATGCGCATTTTCCTGATCACGATCGGGCTCGGTGTATTCCTCGTCGCCGGTCAGACCCTGCTTGGCCATTTCGGACCGCCGGAGGGCGGGCGCTTCGACGAAAAGGTCGTCCGCATCACCCGCGAGGCCCCCGCGCCGGAAACCGAGATCCGCATCGCCGGCGGCGGCGTCACGTCGCTCGCCGCGTGGCGCGGCGAGGTCGCCGTGGTGACGTTCTGGGCGACCTGGTGCTCCATTTGCGTCAAGGAGATGCCGGAGTTGCAGGCGCTCGCGGAACGCTACCGTGGCCGCGGGCTTTCGGTGCTGACCGTCTCGGTCGATGAAGCGCCCGCGGAAAAGCTGGTGCTGGACTTTCTGGAGGGACGAGGCTTCGACCTTCTGCCGCCGCTGATCGATATCGATCACGCACTCGCCCGTCGGGTCGGGATGCGCGGCACGCCGACAACGGTGATCGTCGATCGTTTCGGCCAGATCGTCGCGGCGTTCGAAGGGCGCGCGCCCTGGGCCGACGACGCGACGCATGAATATCTCGAAGCGCTGATCGGGGTGCAAAACGCGCGCGAGTCACGCCTGCTCTTGTCATCACCGGCCTCTGCGGGCAGTTAA
- a CDS encoding class I SAM-dependent methyltransferase: MDVETVKTIFETHWRKGWGSVSVQEAMFIQEVIAADRPKAFVEIGAASGISGGLICRMLAENGGENFTTYDLSHKFFGDLSKPAGYLIDEIYPGGPITVERRFGFTALDIIDHGASYEMAFVDGNHKHPWPLIDTLFLSEVLGGSRKIIHHDLRLYRLQPRPIGIGPKYLFDQFPEARRRASTANRGNIFHIDLTMKTAALAEIAEAAIHLPWTLSEPLDAEQMERIRALIERVYGAQLLAAFDKAAERYNFTAPAYRPARAAAAPRKRAFGLFRGR; this comes from the coding sequence GTGGACGTCGAAACAGTCAAAACCATCTTCGAAACCCATTGGCGCAAGGGCTGGGGGTCGGTCTCCGTCCAGGAGGCGATGTTCATACAGGAGGTCATCGCCGCCGACCGACCGAAAGCCTTCGTCGAGATCGGCGCCGCTTCCGGCATTTCCGGCGGCCTGATCTGCCGAATGCTGGCCGAAAACGGGGGCGAGAATTTCACCACCTACGATCTTTCCCACAAGTTCTTCGGTGATCTGAGCAAACCGGCCGGCTACCTGATCGACGAGATCTATCCGGGCGGCCCGATCACGGTGGAGCGGCGTTTCGGATTCACCGCGCTCGACATCATCGACCACGGCGCGAGCTACGAGATGGCCTTCGTCGACGGCAATCACAAGCATCCCTGGCCGCTGATCGACACGCTCTTCCTGTCGGAGGTCCTCGGCGGATCGCGAAAGATCATCCACCACGATCTGCGGCTCTATCGGCTGCAGCCGCGCCCGATCGGCATCGGCCCGAAATATCTTTTCGACCAGTTCCCGGAGGCGCGCCGCAGGGCTTCCACCGCGAACCGGGGCAACATCTTTCATATCGACCTGACGATGAAGACGGCCGCCCTCGCCGAGATCGCCGAAGCGGCGATCCATCTGCCGTGGACGCTGTCCGAGCCGCTCGACGCAGAGCAGATGGAGCGGATCCGGGCGCTGATCGAACGGGTCTATGGCGCGCAGCTCCTCGCCGCGTTCGACAAGGCGGCAGAACGCTACAACTTCACCGCGCCCGCCTATCGGCCGGCGCGCGCCGCGGCTGCGCCCCGCAAGCGGGCTTTCGGATTGTTTCGCGGACGCTGA
- the modC gene encoding molybdenum ABC transporter ATP-binding protein, whose protein sequence is MALSLDIRVSHPGFALEFRAEIAGAGVTALFGPSGCGKTTVLRVIAGLEKGATGRVIFEREPWQTGRRMLPSHRRGVGYVFQDARLFPNLTVRGNLDYAARRARRAGRRPDFDDVVGALDLGPLLGRPTPGLSGGERQRVAIGRALLTAPRLLLLDEPLSALDESRKEEVMPYLEALRGAAKTPIVFVSHSLAEVARLASDIVVMKDGGVIRAGPLDDMLADPGFAPVIGPSLAGAVLAGTVAAHHDDGLTELALGGARVFLPGVAASVGATIRFRVRADDVILAVGPVSRLSALNVLPAVVEDVHFGAGPGAMVALRVGDQRMLARVTQRSLGALGLAPGASCSAVVKSVAVTRAEIGPG, encoded by the coding sequence ATGGCGCTCTCGCTCGACATTCGCGTCTCTCATCCGGGGTTCGCGCTCGAATTCCGGGCGGAGATCGCGGGCGCCGGGGTCACCGCGCTTTTCGGTCCTTCGGGCTGCGGCAAGACTACGGTGTTGCGGGTCATCGCCGGGCTGGAGAAGGGGGCGACGGGCCGCGTGATCTTCGAAAGGGAGCCTTGGCAGACGGGCCGGCGGATGCTTCCCAGCCACCGGCGCGGCGTCGGTTACGTCTTTCAGGACGCGCGGCTTTTTCCGAATCTGACGGTCAGGGGCAATCTCGACTATGCCGCGCGGCGCGCGCGGCGGGCTGGGCGCCGGCCCGACTTCGACGACGTGGTCGGCGCGCTGGATCTCGGCCCGCTTCTCGGGCGGCCGACGCCCGGGCTTTCGGGTGGAGAGCGTCAGCGCGTGGCGATCGGCCGGGCGCTGCTGACGGCGCCGCGACTTCTGCTGCTGGACGAGCCGCTTTCAGCGCTGGATGAAAGCCGGAAAGAGGAGGTGATGCCTTATCTCGAGGCGCTGAGGGGGGCGGCGAAGACGCCGATCGTCTTCGTCAGCCATTCACTTGCTGAGGTGGCGCGGCTCGCTTCCGATATCGTGGTGATGAAGGATGGCGGCGTGATCCGCGCCGGCCCGCTTGACGACATGCTCGCCGATCCCGGCTTCGCGCCTGTGATCGGCCCGTCTCTCGCCGGAGCCGTGCTCGCAGGAACGGTGGCGGCGCATCACGATGACGGGCTGACGGAACTTGCGCTCGGCGGGGCGCGGGTCTTTCTGCCGGGCGTCGCGGCGTCGGTCGGCGCGACGATCCGTTTCCGGGTCCGGGCGGATGACGTGATCCTTGCGGTGGGGCCGGTCTCGCGGCTGTCCGCGCTGAATGTTCTCCCGGCCGTGGTGGAGGATGTGCATTTCGGCGCAGGCCCCGGCGCCATGGTCGCGCTTCGCGTCGGCGATCAGCGAATGCTGGCGCGTGTCACGCAGCGCTCGCTTGGCGCGCTCGGCCTCGCGCCCGGCGCATCCTGTTCGGCGGTGGTGAAATCCGTCGCGGTGACGCGCGCGGAGATCGGCCCGGGGTGA
- the modB gene encoding molybdate ABC transporter permease subunit, translating to MSAPDLGPLFLTLRLAAVVTVVLLALGAPFAWWLAHTRSRLKPALEAVTALPLVLPPTVMGFYFLLLLSPNSAFGGFWLNATGDTLVFSFTGVVIASVVYSAPFMIQPLQGAFEAIGRAPLEAAATLGASPRDAFFTVAAPMAARGFLTASVLTFAHTIGEFGVVLMVGGSIPGQTKVISIQIYERVEVIDYAAAHALSAGLLVFSFLVLLLVYSVNRRYPMRVL from the coding sequence ATGAGCGCGCCGGATCTGGGTCCGCTCTTCCTGACGCTGCGGCTGGCGGCCGTCGTCACCGTCGTGCTGCTGGCGCTCGGTGCGCCCTTCGCCTGGTGGCTGGCGCACACGAGATCGCGCCTGAAGCCGGCGCTGGAGGCGGTGACCGCTTTGCCTCTGGTTCTGCCGCCGACCGTGATGGGCTTCTATTTCCTCCTGCTCCTGAGCCCGAATTCGGCGTTCGGCGGATTCTGGTTGAATGCGACGGGCGATACGCTGGTCTTTTCCTTCACCGGTGTCGTCATCGCTTCGGTCGTCTATTCGGCCCCTTTCATGATTCAGCCGCTGCAGGGCGCGTTCGAGGCGATCGGCCGCGCGCCGCTGGAGGCGGCGGCGACTCTTGGCGCCAGCCCGCGCGACGCGTTCTTCACCGTCGCGGCGCCGATGGCGGCGCGCGGATTCCTGACCGCTTCGGTGCTGACATTCGCGCACACGATCGGCGAATTCGGCGTCGTCCTGATGGTCGGCGGGTCGATTCCCGGCCAGACCAAGGTGATCTCCATCCAGATCTACGAGCGCGTGGAGGTCATCGACTACGCGGCGGCGCATGCGCTCTCCGCCGGGTTGCTGGTTTTCTCCTTTCTCGTCCTGCTTCTCGTCTACAGCGTGAACCGCCGCTACCCGATGCGGGTGCTCTGA
- the modA gene encoding molybdate ABC transporter substrate-binding protein has product MIFAARRRTLAAASIAIVFAMGAPGEATAEPPVVAVAANYTIAAERIAAAFTEKTGEEVKLTTGSTGKLYAQIRAGAPFAVMLSADAATPERLEAEGLAAKGSRFTYAFGQLVLWSADEGRFGDGLAAALNDPSVRHVAIANPDLAPYGAAAREALTALGLWEGVRPKIVMGENIGQTFALVESGAAAVGFVALSAVRPPGAPPQGSLIRVPKGAYAPIRQDAVLLLPGAEDETAKAFLAFLGGETARAITAAFGYGVE; this is encoded by the coding sequence ATGATTTTCGCAGCCCGCCGCCGGACGCTCGCCGCCGCGTCTATCGCCATCGTATTCGCGATGGGCGCGCCGGGTGAGGCGACAGCCGAGCCGCCGGTGGTCGCGGTCGCCGCGAATTACACGATCGCGGCGGAGCGCATCGCGGCCGCCTTCACTGAGAAAACCGGGGAAGAGGTGAAGCTGACCACGGGTTCGACCGGCAAACTTTACGCGCAGATCCGCGCCGGCGCACCCTTCGCCGTCATGCTTTCGGCTGACGCCGCGACTCCGGAGCGGCTGGAGGCGGAGGGCCTGGCCGCGAAGGGCTCCCGTTTCACCTATGCGTTCGGTCAGCTTGTGCTCTGGAGTGCGGATGAGGGGCGCTTTGGCGACGGGCTTGCGGCGGCGTTGAACGACCCGTCGGTCAGGCATGTCGCCATCGCCAATCCTGACCTGGCGCCCTATGGCGCGGCGGCGCGGGAGGCGTTGACCGCGCTGGGGCTCTGGGAGGGCGTGCGGCCGAAGATCGTGATGGGAGAGAATATCGGCCAGACCTTCGCCTTGGTAGAAAGCGGCGCGGCCGCGGTCGGTTTCGTGGCGCTTTCGGCCGTTCGCCCACCGGGCGCCCCGCCGCAAGGTTCGCTGATTCGGGTCCCGAAGGGGGCCTACGCGCCGATCCGGCAGGACGCGGTTCTGCTCCTTCCCGGCGCCGAGGACGAGACGGCGAAGGCCTTTCTCGCCTTTCTCGGCGGCGAGACTGCGCGCGCCATCACCGCCGCCTTCGGCTACGGCGTGGAATAG
- a CDS encoding winged helix-turn-helix domain-containing protein, which translates to MLGPGKADLLELIAETGSISAAGRRMGMSYKRAWLLVETMNAIFCAPLVESTRGGPKGGGAVLTPEGERVLAAYRRIAARFADAAAPEIRTLAAMLKDIPEGK; encoded by the coding sequence ATGCTGGGGCCCGGCAAAGCGGACCTATTGGAACTGATCGCCGAAACCGGCTCGATCTCCGCCGCCGGGCGGCGCATGGGCATGAGCTACAAGCGCGCCTGGCTGCTGGTTGAGACGATGAACGCGATATTCTGCGCGCCGCTGGTCGAGAGCACGCGCGGCGGTCCGAAAGGCGGCGGCGCGGTGCTCACGCCGGAGGGGGAGCGCGTGCTCGCGGCCTATCGGCGTATCGCGGCGCGGTTCGCCGACGCGGCCGCGCCAGAGATTCGGACGCTCGCCGCGATGCTGAAGGATATTCCCGAAGGGAAATAG
- a CDS encoding MFS transporter, translating into MSSEIAVDAPSEAAKNQFALFGTRRFWPLFAVQFFGAFNDQTFKNAFVALLTYRLADRLMLTEGQVDSYVQISAGLYILPFAVCAATAGQIADGVDKARMMRWVKFAEIVLMGIAAVAYLTQSLPVLFCLMFLMGAQSAFFAPIKYGVLPQYMKRDEMPAANGLIQGATFLAILLGQIFGAKLVLTEGGVLGISIAVVAIAVIGWLASFAAPPAPPQGPKPRVNWVMPVAMVQILIECRPEKPAMFAMLALGWFWFAAATFLSLIFQIAKFSLLASEDVALILLTSFSVGIAVGAVLYSIIVKGRVTLKTAPWGAAGMAVGSLFFLAAVRNYGAGLEGREGLLTVGEFLGRVDAWPVLGALVFMAMFAGLYVTPLNVEYQVKAPEGRKGQFVACSNVIDSLCMVTSAGLAAVLIGVVGVPREFVFALAGLTGFAAAYIVWRRAQRED; encoded by the coding sequence ATGAGTTCGGAAATCGCGGTGGACGCGCCGAGCGAGGCTGCGAAAAACCAGTTCGCATTGTTCGGAACGCGCCGGTTCTGGCCGCTTTTCGCGGTTCAGTTTTTTGGCGCCTTCAATGATCAGACCTTCAAGAACGCGTTCGTCGCGCTTTTGACCTATCGACTGGCCGACCGTCTGATGCTGACGGAGGGGCAGGTTGATTCCTATGTCCAGATTTCCGCCGGGCTTTATATCCTGCCTTTCGCGGTTTGCGCGGCGACGGCGGGACAGATCGCTGACGGGGTGGACAAGGCGCGGATGATGCGCTGGGTGAAATTCGCCGAGATCGTGCTGATGGGGATCGCGGCGGTCGCCTATCTGACGCAAAGCCTGCCAGTCCTTTTCTGCCTGATGTTCCTGATGGGCGCGCAATCGGCGTTCTTCGCGCCGATCAAGTACGGCGTGCTGCCGCAATACATGAAGCGCGATGAGATGCCGGCGGCGAACGGGCTCATCCAGGGCGCGACCTTTCTCGCCATCCTGCTCGGTCAGATTTTCGGCGCGAAACTGGTTTTGACCGAAGGCGGCGTGCTCGGCATCTCCATCGCCGTCGTCGCCATTGCGGTGATCGGCTGGCTCGCCAGCTTCGCCGCGCCGCCCGCGCCGCCGCAGGGGCCGAAGCCCAGGGTGAACTGGGTCATGCCGGTGGCGATGGTGCAGATCCTCATCGAATGCCGCCCGGAAAAGCCGGCGATGTTCGCGATGCTGGCGCTTGGCTGGTTCTGGTTCGCGGCGGCGACGTTTCTTTCGCTGATCTTCCAGATCGCCAAGTTTTCCCTACTGGCGTCCGAAGATGTGGCGCTCATCCTGCTCACCTCCTTCTCGGTCGGCATCGCTGTCGGCGCCGTTCTCTACAGCATCATCGTCAAGGGGCGCGTGACGCTGAAGACTGCGCCCTGGGGCGCCGCGGGCATGGCGGTCGGTTCTCTCTTCTTCCTTGCCGCCGTGCGGAATTACGGCGCCGGCCTGGAAGGGCGAGAGGGCCTGCTCACCGTTGGGGAGTTCCTGGGTCGAGTCGACGCGTGGCCGGTGCTCGGCGCACTGGTCTTCATGGCGATGTTCGCCGGTCTCTATGTGACGCCGCTCAATGTCGAATACCAGGTAAAGGCTCCGGAGGGGCGGAAGGGGCAATTCGTCGCCTGCTCCAACGTGATCGACAGTCTTTGCATGGTCACTTCCGCGGGTCTCGCCGCCGTTCTGATCGGCGTCGTCGGAGTCCCGCGTGAGTTCGTGTTCGCGCTGGCCGGACTGACTGGTTTCGCCGCCGCCTATATCGTCTGGCGCCGGGCGCAGCGGGAGGATTGA
- a CDS encoding DEAD/DEAH box helicase — translation MTELTFQELGFAEPILRALKSRDYEIPTPIQAQAIPALMQGRDMIGIAQTGTGKTAAFALPILHALASKTPQRGARGPRALILAPTRELAIQIGEEMRSYAQHLRLFQTVIFGGVGHGNQIKALSRGVDIVIATPGRLLDHIQSRHVSLGAVEHLVLDEADRMLDMGFVHDVRRIVGGTPKARQTLLFSATMEGEVARLAAEFLTEPARVEVTPQATPVDRIAQTVRHMDGKAKNDVLLDLLADRSLDKVILFTRTKHRANKVAETLEKSGVVADAIHGGKSQNARQRAIKRFSAGSVRVLVATDIAARGIDIGGVTHVVNYDLPNEPESYVHRIGRTARAGAEGEAVSFCDASERGYLRAIERLIGVKLALVGEGPKGPDEAPPSRGGGNRGGGRPHGQARKSNGAPRQRRADEGSKGKPRRNRNWRSGKASANA, via the coding sequence GTGACAGAACTGACCTTTCAGGAGCTCGGCTTCGCCGAGCCCATTCTTCGCGCTCTTAAATCGCGCGACTACGAAATCCCGACGCCGATCCAGGCGCAAGCGATTCCGGCCCTGATGCAGGGCCGCGACATGATCGGCATCGCCCAGACCGGGACGGGCAAGACCGCGGCTTTCGCGCTGCCGATTCTTCATGCGCTCGCGAGCAAGACGCCGCAGCGCGGCGCCCGTGGGCCGCGGGCGCTGATCCTCGCGCCGACCCGTGAGCTGGCGATCCAGATCGGCGAGGAGATGCGGAGCTACGCGCAGCACCTTCGGCTCTTCCAGACCGTGATCTTCGGCGGCGTAGGGCACGGAAACCAGATCAAGGCGCTTTCGCGCGGCGTCGATATCGTCATCGCAACGCCGGGGCGGCTTCTGGACCATATCCAGTCGCGCCATGTTTCTCTGGGCGCGGTCGAGCATCTTGTGCTCGACGAGGCCGACCGGATGCTCGACATGGGCTTTGTCCATGACGTTCGACGCATCGTCGGCGGCACGCCGAAAGCGCGTCAGACGCTGCTCTTCTCCGCGACGATGGAGGGCGAGGTCGCTCGGTTGGCGGCGGAGTTCCTGACCGAACCCGCGCGCGTCGAGGTGACGCCCCAGGCGACTCCGGTCGACCGGATCGCGCAGACGGTCCGACACATGGACGGCAAGGCGAAAAACGACGTGCTTCTCGATCTGCTGGCCGACAGGAGCCTGGACAAGGTGATCCTGTTCACCCGCACCAAGCACCGCGCCAACAAGGTGGCCGAGACACTGGAGAAATCCGGCGTGGTCGCCGATGCGATTCATGGCGGCAAGAGCCAGAACGCCCGCCAGCGGGCGATCAAACGTTTCTCCGCCGGCTCGGTCCGGGTGCTTGTCGCGACCGACATCGCGGCGCGCGGCATCGATATCGGCGGCGTCACCCATGTGGTGAACTACGATCTGCCGAATGAGCCGGAAAGTTACGTCCATCGCATCGGCCGCACGGCCCGCGCCGGGGCCGAGGGCGAGGCGGTCAGCTTCTGCGACGCCTCCGAGCGCGGTTATCTGCGCGCCATCGAGCGCCTGATCGGCGTGAAGCTGGCGCTTGTCGGCGAAGGACCGAAAGGCCCGGACGAGGCGCCGCCCTCGCGCGGCGGCGGCAATCGTGGCGGCGGGCGCCCGCACGGGCAAGCGCGCAAATCCAACGGCGCGCCGCGTCAGCGCCGCGCGGACGAAGGATCGAAGGGCAAGCCGCGCCGCAATCGCAACTGGCGCTCTGGCAAGGCGTCTGCGAACGCCTGA
- a CDS encoding LysE family translocator has protein sequence MSTFALAVFFLLISPGPGVLTTAGVGSGFGYRPGLRFVAGLFIGTNLVAFAVISGLAAVALSVPEVRVALVWASAAFFVWLAARIALSGARIGFIESASAPGFIGGLLLQFINPKAYAVNNLLFSGYAFWPESLAVEVVIKLLILNAIWIPVHLAWLGAGVALKRLDLSPGAQRAINLAMAFSLLAVVALAALSER, from the coding sequence ATGTCCACATTTGCGCTCGCGGTGTTTTTTCTGCTGATCTCGCCCGGTCCGGGCGTGCTGACGACCGCCGGCGTCGGTTCCGGATTCGGCTATCGGCCGGGACTGCGTTTCGTCGCCGGGCTGTTCATCGGCACCAATCTCGTCGCGTTCGCGGTCATTTCCGGGCTCGCAGCCGTCGCGCTTTCGGTCCCGGAGGTGCGGGTGGCGCTGGTCTGGGCTTCGGCCGCGTTCTTTGTCTGGCTGGCGGCGCGGATCGCGCTTTCGGGGGCGCGGATCGGCTTCATCGAAAGCGCATCCGCGCCGGGATTCATCGGTGGACTTCTCCTTCAATTCATAAATCCGAAAGCCTACGCGGTGAACAATCTGCTCTTTTCAGGCTATGCGTTCTGGCCTGAGAGCCTGGCCGTGGAAGTCGTGATCAAGCTGCTGATCCTCAACGCGATCTGGATCCCGGTGCACCTGGCATGGCTGGGCGCCGGGGTCGCGCTGAAGCGACTCGATCTTTCCCCGGGCGCGCAACGGGCGATCAATCTCGCCATGGCGTTTTCACTTCTCGCCGTCGTCGCGCTCGCGGCGCTTTCGGAACGGTGA
- a CDS encoding zinc-ribbon domain-containing protein, whose amino-acid sequence MRLTCPSCAAEYEIEPGAIGARGRRVRCASCAKEWFQEAPVASVAEAAAAVDAARTAAREREMLRASGRETDRDAVLPPEPERPITAPEPPAIEGEPGEAARSEDARAARNLSEERRLLAMAPDEFAASLRAGEDADHGPRAGAAFLAGFATVAVLALILFAIYVKRAEIADLVPSADAPLAAYADLVDQGRAALAGLVGG is encoded by the coding sequence ATGCGTCTGACTTGCCCGTCCTGCGCGGCGGAATATGAAATCGAGCCTGGGGCGATCGGCGCGCGCGGCCGGAGGGTCCGATGCGCCAGCTGTGCGAAGGAGTGGTTCCAGGAGGCGCCCGTCGCCAGCGTCGCCGAAGCCGCGGCGGCCGTGGACGCCGCCAGGACCGCCGCCCGCGAGCGCGAGATGCTGCGCGCGTCGGGGCGTGAGACGGACCGGGACGCCGTGCTTCCGCCTGAGCCTGAGCGCCCGATCACCGCGCCTGAGCCGCCGGCGATAGAGGGCGAACCGGGCGAGGCGGCCCGCTCGGAAGATGCGCGCGCGGCGCGGAACCTGTCCGAGGAACGCCGGCTGCTGGCCATGGCGCCGGACGAATTCGCCGCTTCGCTGCGCGCCGGTGAGGACGCCGACCACGGGCCGCGCGCCGGGGCCGCCTTTCTCGCCGGTTTCGCGACGGTTGCGGTTCTCGCGCTGATCCTCTTCGCGATTTATGTGAAGCGGGCGGAGATCGCCGATCTTGTCCCCTCGGCCGACGCGCCGCTCGCGGCCTACGCCGATCTGGTCGACCAGGGGCGCGCGGCGCTCGCCGGGCTTGTCGGCGGTTAG
- a CDS encoding cell division ATP-binding protein FtsE, with protein sequence MIEFRAAGFSYGENAVLSDVTLTLSAGSMHFLAGRSGAGKTTVLRLIYLALRPDTGEVRVFDRDTSAIPRREEPAIRRRMGVVLQDCDLIDHMTVLENISLPLRLPGREIRPAQELRELGAWVGLGKRLGARPAELSSGERQRAAIARAVVASPDLIIADEPTGNVDADTAERIMSLFIELNRLGKTVVIATHDLNLMRAAQGMSAHVLKVENGRIFRSGAPL encoded by the coding sequence ATGATCGAATTCAGGGCGGCGGGGTTCAGTTACGGCGAGAACGCGGTGCTTTCCGACGTCACGCTCACGCTCAGCGCCGGCTCGATGCACTTTCTTGCCGGGCGGTCCGGCGCCGGAAAGACCACGGTGCTGCGGCTGATTTACCTCGCGCTTCGTCCCGATACCGGGGAGGTTCGCGTCTTCGATCGCGACACCTCCGCCATTCCACGTCGCGAGGAGCCGGCCATTCGGCGGCGGATGGGCGTCGTCCTGCAGGATTGCGACCTGATCGACCACATGACGGTGCTGGAGAACATCTCGCTTCCGCTTCGCCTACCAGGGCGGGAGATCCGGCCCGCGCAGGAACTTCGGGAACTCGGCGCCTGGGTCGGGCTTGGCAAGCGGCTCGGCGCGCGCCCGGCCGAGTTGTCGTCGGGCGAACGCCAGCGCGCCGCGATCGCACGCGCCGTCGTCGCATCACCCGACCTCATCATCGCGGACGAGCCGACCGGAAATGTCGACGCAGACACCGCGGAGCGCATCATGTCGCTCTTCATCGAGTTGAACCGTCTTGGAAAAACCGTGGTGATCGCGACTCACGACCTCAACCTGATGCGCGCGGCGCAGGGCATGAGCGCGCATGTCCTCAAGGTCGAGAACGGGCGCATTTTTCGTTCCGGGGCGCCGCTATGA
- a CDS encoding cell division protein FtsX, with protein MNALRLVQGALSAKAPPIAPRARVIGGLIALVAAATGFLAAAGALTGFAADRIAGRWSAELSAVATVRVSAPAEGDTDAIALSALAVLESTPGVASAHLLSEAESRALLSPWLGPDADIAALPVPALIDVQLEPGGPDVEEVRRRLALDAPGAVWDDHREWRAPLIVAARGLRRAAAAGVLLSTGALAAMVAVAATATLWSGSGVVRTLKLIGAEDRFISRAFERPFALRAAIGAGLGALVAALIAANMPPVEGIENFTAGGLGADWRVILITPFAAALIAGLTALGATRAAAHFVLRGR; from the coding sequence ATGAACGCGCTCCGCCTAGTTCAGGGCGCGCTGAGCGCGAAGGCGCCGCCCATCGCGCCCCGCGCGCGCGTGATCGGCGGGCTGATCGCGCTGGTCGCCGCGGCGACGGGGTTTCTCGCCGCTGCGGGAGCGTTGACCGGCTTCGCCGCTGACCGGATCGCCGGGCGCTGGTCGGCGGAGCTTTCGGCCGTGGCCACCGTGCGCGTCTCCGCGCCCGCAGAGGGAGACACGGACGCGATCGCGCTCTCCGCGCTCGCGGTGCTGGAAAGCACGCCAGGCGTCGCCTCGGCCCATCTCCTCTCGGAGGCGGAGAGCCGCGCCCTGCTCTCGCCCTGGCTCGGGCCCGACGCCGATATCGCGGCCCTGCCCGTCCCGGCGCTGATCGATGTCCAGCTTGAGCCGGGCGGCCCCGACGTGGAAGAAGTGCGCCGGCGCCTGGCGCTCGACGCGCCGGGGGCCGTCTGGGACGATCATCGGGAATGGCGCGCGCCGCTGATCGTCGCCGCGCGCGGTCTGCGGCGGGCGGCGGCGGCGGGTGTTCTGCTTTCCACCGGCGCTCTCGCCGCAATGGTGGCCGTAGCGGCCACGGCGACGCTCTGGTCCGGTTCCGGCGTGGTCAGGACGCTGAAACTCATCGGCGCCGAGGATCGTTTCATCTCCCGCGCCTTCGAGCGCCCGTTCGCGCTACGCGCCGCGATCGGCGCGGGACTGGGCGCGCTGGTCGCGGCGCTGATCGCCGCCAACATGCCGCCGGTCGAAGGGATCGAGAATTTCACCGCGGGCGGGCTTGGCGCGGACTGGCGCGTTATCCTGATCACGCCTTTCGCGGCCGCGTTGATCGCCGGGCTGACCGCGCTCGGCGCGACGCGGGCGGCGGCGCATTTCGTGCTGCGCGGGAGGTGA